Proteins co-encoded in one Mycobacterium mantenii genomic window:
- a CDS encoding MMPL/RND family transporter, whose translation MSEPSEAPPRVDQPLIPPFLPRMIHKLALPIVLVWLGIVFVTNTVAPQLEVVSKTHAVSMSPTDAASFQSMMKVGSTFKEFNSDNSAMILLEGDKPLGAEAHRYYDEIVRRIEQDKKHVQHVQDFWSDPLTAAGSQSHDQKAAYVQVYLAGNMGSGLANESAAAVRKIVDSVPAPPGIKAYVTGAGPLFADQSHAGEKGVAKVTLITFLVIVVMLLFVYRSVSIVLIMLVMVFIELAAARGVVATLGNYGVMGLSTFANNMLVLLAIAAGTDYAIFVVGRYHEARGLGESREKAFYTMFHSTAHVVLGSGLTIAGAMYCLSFCRLPYFQSLGVPCAVGMLVAVLAALTLGPAVLTVASFFKLMDPKRVLQTRGWRRMGTVVVRWPAPVLAVTIGVALVGLLALPGYKTDYDNRHFLPADTPANVGYAAADRHFDQARLNPELLMIETDHDLRNPADFLVLDKVAKAVFHIPGIGRVQTITRPLGTPLDHSTLGFQMGAQAAGRIQTQHYQDEQAANLLKQADELHKTMATLHEQMQVTQDLSNTTHETTRLTKETVKITEALRDDIANFDDFLRPIRSYFYWEKHCYDIPVCWALRSVFNALDGIDQVAENIVNLSANLDKLDRIQPKLVALIPPQIESQQRNLDTIMSNYATTMGLNEQARAQSDNATAQGDAFDKAKNDDTFYLPPEAFKSPDFARGLKQFISPDGHAVRLIISHEGDPASPEGIKHIEPIKQAVHEAIKGTPWEGAKVYLGGTAATYKDMHDGSDIDLMIAGISAATLIFVIMLIITRSVVAAVVIVGTVLLSLGASFGLSVLLWQYILGVKLHWMVLAMAVILLLAVGSDYNLLLISRFKEEIHAGLKTGTIRAMAGSGSVVTSAGLVFAATMATFMFSPLLVMAQVGTTIALGLLFDTLIVRSFMTPSLATLLGRWFWWPQHVRPRPASTMLRPYGPRPAVRQLILNDVDEHPPGGVVQPR comes from the coding sequence ATGAGCGAGCCGAGCGAGGCTCCGCCGCGCGTGGATCAGCCGCTGATCCCGCCGTTCCTGCCGCGAATGATCCATAAGCTGGCCCTGCCGATCGTCCTGGTGTGGTTGGGCATCGTGTTCGTCACCAACACCGTGGCCCCGCAGCTGGAGGTCGTCTCCAAAACCCACGCGGTGTCGATGAGTCCGACTGACGCGGCATCCTTCCAGTCGATGATGAAGGTCGGGTCGACGTTCAAAGAGTTCAACTCTGACAACTCGGCCATGATCTTGCTGGAGGGCGACAAGCCGCTCGGGGCGGAGGCTCATCGCTATTACGACGAGATCGTCAGGCGCATCGAGCAAGACAAGAAACACGTTCAGCACGTTCAGGATTTCTGGAGCGATCCGCTGACAGCGGCGGGTTCCCAGAGCCACGATCAAAAGGCCGCGTACGTCCAGGTCTACCTCGCCGGCAACATGGGCAGCGGGCTGGCGAACGAGTCTGCCGCGGCCGTCCGCAAGATTGTGGACTCGGTGCCCGCGCCGCCGGGAATCAAAGCCTATGTCACCGGGGCGGGTCCGCTGTTTGCCGATCAGTCCCACGCGGGTGAGAAGGGCGTAGCGAAGGTCACTCTCATCACTTTTTTGGTGATCGTGGTGATGCTGCTGTTCGTGTACCGGTCGGTGAGCATAGTTCTGATCATGCTGGTCATGGTCTTCATCGAGTTGGCAGCGGCCCGCGGTGTCGTCGCGACGCTCGGCAACTACGGCGTCATGGGGCTGTCGACCTTCGCCAACAACATGCTGGTGCTGCTGGCGATCGCCGCCGGGACGGACTACGCGATCTTCGTGGTCGGCCGTTACCACGAAGCCCGCGGTTTGGGCGAGTCGCGCGAAAAAGCGTTCTACACCATGTTCCACAGCACCGCGCATGTCGTGCTCGGGTCGGGATTGACCATCGCCGGCGCGATGTACTGCCTGAGCTTCTGCCGGCTGCCGTACTTCCAGTCGCTGGGGGTGCCCTGTGCGGTCGGCATGCTGGTCGCGGTGTTGGCGGCTTTGACGCTGGGCCCGGCGGTGCTGACGGTGGCTTCGTTCTTCAAGCTCATGGATCCGAAGCGCGTGCTGCAGACCCGGGGCTGGCGTCGCATGGGCACCGTGGTCGTTCGCTGGCCCGCACCGGTACTCGCGGTGACCATCGGGGTTGCGCTGGTTGGTCTGCTAGCCCTGCCCGGTTACAAGACGGACTACGACAACCGCCACTTCCTGCCGGCGGACACCCCGGCCAATGTCGGTTATGCCGCCGCGGACCGGCACTTCGACCAGGCTCGGCTCAATCCTGAGCTGTTGATGATCGAGACCGATCACGACCTGCGTAACCCGGCCGATTTCCTGGTCCTGGACAAGGTCGCCAAGGCGGTCTTCCACATCCCCGGTATCGGCCGGGTGCAGACCATCACCCGGCCGTTGGGCACGCCGCTCGACCACAGCACCCTCGGTTTTCAGATGGGTGCGCAGGCCGCAGGGCGGATTCAGACCCAGCACTATCAGGACGAGCAGGCGGCGAACCTGCTCAAGCAGGCGGACGAGCTGCATAAGACGATGGCGACCCTGCATGAGCAGATGCAGGTCACCCAGGACCTCAGCAACACCACGCACGAAACCACCAGGCTCACCAAAGAAACCGTGAAGATCACCGAGGCATTGCGCGACGACATCGCCAACTTCGACGACTTCTTGCGGCCGATTCGTAGTTACTTCTACTGGGAGAAGCACTGCTACGACATTCCGGTGTGCTGGGCACTCCGGTCGGTCTTCAATGCACTCGACGGCATCGACCAGGTGGCTGAGAACATCGTGAACCTCAGCGCGAACCTGGACAAGCTGGATCGGATCCAGCCGAAGTTGGTGGCGCTGATACCGCCGCAGATCGAGAGCCAGCAGCGCAATCTCGACACCATCATGTCGAACTACGCGACCACCATGGGTCTCAACGAACAGGCGAGAGCGCAGTCTGACAACGCCACCGCCCAGGGCGATGCCTTCGACAAAGCGAAGAACGACGACACGTTCTACCTTCCGCCGGAGGCGTTCAAGAGCCCGGATTTCGCCCGGGGTCTCAAACAGTTCATCTCGCCCGACGGGCACGCCGTCCGGCTGATCATCTCCCATGAAGGCGACCCGGCGAGTCCTGAAGGCATCAAACACATCGAACCGATCAAGCAGGCCGTGCACGAGGCGATCAAGGGCACCCCTTGGGAGGGCGCCAAGGTCTACCTCGGCGGCACCGCCGCGACGTACAAGGACATGCACGACGGCTCCGACATCGACCTGATGATCGCCGGAATTTCCGCGGCCACACTCATTTTCGTCATCATGCTGATCATCACGCGAAGCGTCGTGGCGGCCGTCGTGATCGTCGGGACGGTGTTGTTGTCGCTGGGCGCCTCGTTCGGACTCTCCGTGCTCTTATGGCAGTACATCCTGGGCGTGAAGTTGCACTGGATGGTGCTGGCGATGGCGGTCATCCTGCTGCTGGCGGTCGGCTCCGACTACAACCTGCTGCTGATATCGCGGTTCAAGGAGGAAATCCACGCCGGGCTCAAAACCGGGACGATCCGCGCGATGGCCGGTTCGGGCTCGGTGGTGACCTCCGCCGGTCTGGTGTTCGCCGCCACCATGGCCACGTTCATGTTCAGCCCGCTGCTGGTGATGGCCCAGGTGGGTACGACGATCGCGCTGGGTCTGCTGTTCGACACCTTGATCGTGCGGTCGTTCATGACGCCGTCGCTGGCCACCTTGCTCGGGCGCTGGTTCTGGTGGCCGCAGCACGTGCGTCCACGGCCGGCCAGCACCATGCTGCGACCGTACGGACCGCGTCCGGCCGTGCGCCAGCTGATCCTCAACGACGTCGACGAGCACCCACCGGGCGGAGTGGTACAACCGCGCTGA
- a CDS encoding MmpS family transport accessory protein, which yields MTTTEPRTEPLMKQGSAGSEGDKVAPQRARKKGLLGRFWLVLTIAAVVAVSGFVVYRLHGVFGVHKGSFGGGTSGEVLDEFNAKTITLEVWGPPGSTATINYLDENSHPQQALNVPLPWSKVLSSTKPGIPANLVAQGDGSWIACQFVVNKHDGSGDVIKTPNRSDPSQTVNAFVYCLDKSA from the coding sequence ATGACGACGACTGAGCCAAGGACCGAGCCACTAATGAAGCAGGGCTCCGCGGGCAGCGAGGGCGACAAGGTCGCCCCGCAGCGTGCTAGGAAAAAGGGGCTTCTGGGGCGTTTTTGGCTGGTGCTCACGATCGCAGCTGTCGTCGCGGTCTCGGGATTCGTCGTATACCGATTGCACGGGGTCTTCGGCGTTCACAAAGGTTCGTTCGGTGGTGGCACCTCGGGCGAGGTCCTCGATGAGTTCAACGCCAAGACGATCACGCTCGAAGTCTGGGGGCCACCGGGCAGCACGGCAACCATCAACTACCTCGACGAGAACTCCCATCCGCAGCAGGCCCTCAACGTGCCCTTGCCCTGGAGCAAAGTATTGAGTTCAACGAAACCCGGCATCCCGGCAAACCTGGTGGCGCAAGGAGACGGCAGTTGGATCGCCTGCCAGTTCGTGGTGAACAAGCACGACGGGAGCGGTGACGTCATCAAGACTCCGAACCGCTCAGATCCCAGCCAAACCGTGAACGCCTTCGTCTACTGCCTGGACAAGTCCGCATGA
- a CDS encoding TetR family transcriptional regulator — MRYAQPVAQLTFQRARTEEKKRQRAEALVEAARSLAIEAGVASVTLTAVASRAGIHYSAVRRYFTSHKEVLLHLSAEGWVRWSNTVSEKLAEPGAKSPSRIAETLAEALADDPLFCDLLANLHLHLEHEVDAERVIEVKRISTAATVSLADSIESALPELGRSGSLDILLAAYSLAATLWQVANPPERLTDVYAEEPEVVPPEWNLDFASALTRLLTATCIGLIAQSS, encoded by the coding sequence GTGCGTTACGCTCAGCCGGTGGCGCAACTAACATTCCAGCGCGCCCGCACTGAGGAAAAAAAGCGCCAACGTGCGGAGGCCCTCGTGGAGGCCGCACGCTCGTTGGCGATAGAGGCCGGCGTCGCGTCGGTCACCCTGACGGCGGTCGCCAGCCGCGCCGGAATTCACTACTCGGCGGTGCGCCGCTACTTCACCTCGCACAAGGAAGTTCTGCTGCACCTGTCCGCCGAGGGCTGGGTGCGATGGTCGAATACCGTGTCGGAGAAGCTGGCCGAACCCGGCGCGAAGTCGCCCTCGCGCATCGCCGAGACGCTCGCCGAGGCCCTGGCCGACGACCCGTTGTTCTGCGACCTGCTGGCCAACCTGCATCTGCACCTGGAACACGAGGTGGATGCGGAACGGGTCATCGAGGTCAAGCGGATCAGCACCGCGGCCACGGTCTCGCTCGCGGATTCCATCGAGAGTGCGCTGCCCGAGCTCGGGCGGTCGGGGTCGCTCGACATCCTGCTGGCGGCGTACTCGCTGGCGGCCACGCTCTGGCAGGTCGCCAACCCCCCGGAGCGTCTCACCGACGTCTATGCCGAGGAGCCCGAAGTGGTTCCGCCGGAGTGGAATCTGGACTTCGCGTCCGCGCTCACCCGCCTGCTGACGGCCACGTGCATCGGCCTCATCGCGCAATCCTCATGA
- a CDS encoding cytochrome c biogenesis protein DipZ produces the protein MQTIALIGFLGGLITGISPCILPVLPVILLSGMGTGARRRSVSSAARPYLVIAGLVCSFSLATLIGSALLTALHLPQDAIRWAALVVLILIGLGLIFPPMQHLIERPFAYFPQRQIGSGTDGFGLGLTLGALYVPCAGPVLAAIVVAGGTSSIGPGALVLTATFAIGNALPLLAFALAGRRVAERVAAFRRRQRAIQISGGIAMIVLAVALVFNLPAMLQRAVPDYTTAMQNKLGANDIQRNLGPAPTQQPNHGSGLQLSPPSTTVDGALSDCSSGSSDLQQCGPAPALTGVTGWLNTPDGKPLDPASVRGKVILIDFWAYSCINCQRAIPHVIDWYNRYRDSGFLVVGVHTPEYAFERVPANVASGAADLHITYPIALDNDYATWNNFQNLYWPAEYLIDANGQVRHTKFGESDYDGTEKLIRKLLVDAHPGVQLPPPTNSPDMTPQTKLTPETYLGVGKSGNYGGGGDYKEGAATLSFPPNLTDGKFALRGRWTLDDQGATADGDDSAVRLNYTAKDVYAVVGGTGTLTVTRDGKTTTTPIGGAPTLHRIVADDSAHRDQLDMGVSKGLQVFSFTFG, from the coding sequence GTGCAAACCATCGCCCTGATCGGGTTTCTCGGCGGGCTGATCACCGGCATCTCGCCATGCATCCTGCCGGTGCTTCCGGTGATCCTGCTGTCCGGCATGGGCACCGGAGCCCGCAGGCGCAGCGTGAGTTCCGCGGCGCGACCGTACCTGGTGATCGCGGGCCTGGTGTGCAGCTTCAGCCTGGCCACTTTGATCGGCTCGGCGCTGCTGACGGCGCTGCACCTGCCGCAGGACGCGATCCGGTGGGCCGCGCTGGTGGTGTTGATCCTGATCGGGCTGGGATTGATCTTCCCACCGATGCAACACCTGATCGAGCGGCCGTTCGCGTATTTCCCGCAGCGCCAAATCGGCTCGGGCACAGATGGTTTCGGTCTGGGGCTGACGTTGGGCGCGCTGTATGTGCCGTGCGCGGGGCCGGTGCTGGCGGCCATCGTGGTGGCCGGCGGGACCTCGTCGATCGGCCCCGGCGCGCTCGTGCTGACCGCGACGTTCGCCATCGGCAACGCGCTTCCGCTGCTGGCCTTCGCGCTGGCCGGGCGGCGCGTGGCCGAACGGGTGGCCGCATTCCGCCGTCGGCAGCGCGCCATACAGATCTCCGGTGGGATCGCGATGATCGTGCTGGCCGTGGCGCTGGTGTTCAACTTGCCCGCGATGCTGCAGCGTGCCGTCCCGGATTACACGACGGCAATGCAGAACAAGCTGGGGGCCAACGACATTCAGCGCAACCTGGGCCCGGCCCCCACCCAGCAGCCCAACCACGGCAGCGGGCTGCAGCTGAGCCCGCCCAGCACCACCGTCGACGGGGCGTTGAGCGACTGCTCCAGCGGCTCTTCCGACCTGCAACAGTGCGGACCGGCCCCCGCGCTGACGGGCGTCACCGGATGGCTCAACACCCCGGACGGCAAACCGCTGGACCCGGCGTCGGTGCGCGGCAAGGTGATCCTGATCGACTTCTGGGCCTATTCGTGCATCAACTGTCAGCGCGCCATCCCGCACGTAATCGATTGGTACAACCGGTATCGCGACAGCGGGTTCCTCGTTGTCGGGGTGCACACGCCCGAGTACGCGTTCGAGCGGGTGCCCGCCAACGTGGCCAGCGGCGCCGCCGACCTGCACATCACCTATCCGATCGCACTGGACAACGACTACGCGACGTGGAACAACTTTCAGAACCTCTACTGGCCGGCCGAGTACCTGATCGACGCGAATGGGCAAGTGCGCCATACCAAGTTCGGTGAGAGCGATTACGACGGAACCGAGAAGCTGATCCGCAAGCTTCTGGTCGACGCCCACCCCGGCGTCCAGCTGCCCCCGCCGACGAACTCGCCCGACATGACGCCGCAGACCAAGCTCACGCCCGAGACCTACCTGGGTGTCGGCAAGTCCGGAAACTACGGCGGCGGCGGGGATTATAAGGAGGGCGCCGCCACGTTGAGCTTCCCGCCGAACCTGACCGACGGCAAGTTCGCCCTGCGCGGCCGCTGGACCCTGGACGACCAGGGGGCGACGGCGGACGGCGACGACTCCGCCGTTCGGCTGAACTACACCGCGAAAGACGTCTACGCCGTCGTCGGCGGCACCGGCACCCTCACCGTGACCCGCGACGGCAAGACCACCACGACGCCGATCGGCGGAGCGCCCACGCTGCACCGGATCGTCGCCGACGACTCCGCGCACCGCGATCAGCTGGACATGGGGGTTAGCAAGGGCCTGCAGGTGTTCTCGTTCACGTTCGGCTAG
- a CDS encoding mycothiol transferase, with product MANPDACVQELLRDAFTRLIEHVDQITEGLTDEVSGYRPAPNANSIAWLLWHSARVQDIQLADVAGVGQVWFRDGWVDRFGLDLPRDDSGYGHGPDDVAKVKAPADLLSGYYHAVHKLTLEYLAGVTAEELARVVDTNWDPPVTASARLVSIIDDCAQHLGQAAYVRGIA from the coding sequence ATGGCGAATCCCGACGCATGCGTTCAAGAACTGCTCCGCGACGCGTTCACCCGGTTGATCGAACACGTCGACCAGATCACCGAGGGGTTGACCGACGAGGTGTCCGGCTATCGGCCGGCCCCGAACGCCAACAGCATCGCCTGGCTGCTCTGGCACAGCGCGCGGGTGCAGGACATCCAGTTGGCCGATGTCGCCGGCGTCGGGCAGGTGTGGTTCCGCGACGGCTGGGTGGACCGGTTCGGACTGGACCTGCCGCGCGACGACAGCGGTTATGGCCACGGGCCCGACGACGTGGCCAAGGTGAAGGCGCCCGCGGATCTGCTGTCCGGCTACTACCACGCGGTGCACAAGCTCACCCTCGAATACCTCGCCGGGGTGACCGCCGAGGAGTTGGCCCGCGTCGTGGACACCAACTGGGACCCACCGGTGACGGCCAGCGCTCGCTTGGTGAGCATCATCGACGACTGCGCCCAGCACCTCGGGCAGGCCGCCTATGTGCGGGGGATTGCGTAG
- a CDS encoding N-acyl-D-amino-acid deacylase family protein translates to MTYDLIIRNGTIVDGLGGEPYVGDVAVQDGVIKAVGHVNGEAATREIDATGLLVTPGFVDLHTHYDGQSIWSERLTPSSAHGVTTVVMGNCGVGFAPCRQSDHDVLVDVMAGVEDIPGVVMTDGLPWTWETFPEYLDALEAGKRDIDVAAYLPHSPLRVYVMGQRGADREPATDEDLAKMRALAKEAIEVGALGFASSRLTIHKTESGSPIPSYEAAREEIEEIARGVVDGGGGLLQFVPDIPSGGYQPVLQMVFDVAEDVGLPVTFTLVVANSGDPTWPDAITMIEKANSAADGGEIRVTAQLLPRPVGLIIGLQLTANPFVLYPSYREIAHLPLAERVAEMRKPEVRARILADKPGQGHPILYVAQMWDWIFPLGDTPDYEPDPSTSIGARARARGVDPMEEAYDRLLDDDGRAMLLVATSNLQNNSLDTVGELLHRDDVVLGLGDGGAHYGMICDASYSTYFLTHWARDRKAGRFTVSEAVRELTSVPSRIAGLGDRGRVAVGHKADLNVIDHAALRLHKPMISYDLPAGGRRLDQTADGYVATIVAGEVIAENGVPTDARPGKLVRGRQPIPAASR, encoded by the coding sequence ATGACTTACGACTTGATCATCCGCAATGGCACCATCGTCGACGGGCTCGGGGGTGAGCCGTACGTCGGTGACGTGGCGGTGCAAGACGGCGTCATCAAGGCTGTCGGGCACGTGAACGGAGAGGCCGCGACGCGGGAGATCGACGCCACCGGGTTGCTGGTCACGCCCGGCTTCGTCGACCTGCACACCCACTACGACGGCCAGTCCATCTGGTCGGAGCGCCTGACGCCGTCCTCGGCGCACGGGGTGACGACGGTGGTGATGGGCAACTGCGGGGTCGGCTTCGCCCCCTGCCGCCAGTCCGACCACGACGTGCTGGTCGACGTGATGGCCGGTGTCGAAGACATTCCCGGCGTGGTCATGACCGACGGCCTGCCGTGGACGTGGGAGACCTTCCCCGAATACCTGGACGCGCTCGAGGCGGGCAAGCGGGACATCGACGTGGCGGCGTATCTGCCGCACTCGCCGCTGCGCGTGTATGTGATGGGCCAGCGCGGCGCCGACCGCGAGCCGGCCACCGACGAGGATCTGGCGAAGATGCGGGCGCTGGCCAAGGAGGCGATCGAGGTCGGCGCGCTGGGCTTCGCGTCGTCGCGGCTGACCATCCACAAGACCGAAAGCGGCTCGCCCATCCCGAGTTACGAGGCCGCGCGGGAGGAGATCGAGGAGATCGCCCGCGGCGTCGTGGACGGCGGCGGCGGGCTGCTGCAGTTCGTTCCCGACATCCCGTCGGGCGGCTACCAGCCCGTGCTGCAGATGGTGTTCGACGTCGCCGAGGACGTCGGGCTGCCGGTCACCTTCACCCTCGTCGTCGCCAACTCGGGCGACCCGACCTGGCCGGACGCCATCACCATGATCGAGAAGGCGAACAGTGCCGCCGATGGCGGCGAAATCCGAGTAACCGCGCAGCTGCTGCCGCGCCCGGTCGGGTTGATCATCGGCCTGCAGCTGACCGCCAACCCGTTCGTGCTCTACCCCAGTTACCGGGAGATAGCGCACCTGCCGCTGGCCGAGCGGGTCGCCGAAATGCGCAAGCCCGAGGTCCGCGCCCGCATCCTGGCCGACAAGCCCGGGCAGGGACACCCGATCCTCTACGTGGCGCAGATGTGGGACTGGATCTTCCCGCTGGGCGACACCCCCGACTACGAGCCCGACCCGTCGACCAGCATCGGGGCCCGCGCCCGCGCCCGCGGCGTGGATCCGATGGAGGAGGCCTACGACCGGCTGCTCGACGACGACGGCCGGGCCATGCTGTTGGTCGCGACCAGCAACCTGCAGAACAACTCGCTGGATACCGTCGGCGAGCTACTGCACCGCGACGACGTGGTGCTCGGCCTCGGCGACGGCGGCGCCCACTACGGAATGATCTGCGACGCCAGCTACTCGACGTACTTCCTGACGCACTGGGCGCGGGACCGCAAGGCCGGACGGTTCACGGTGTCCGAGGCGGTTCGCGAGCTCACGTCGGTGCCGTCCCGCATCGCCGGGCTGGGTGATCGCGGGCGGGTCGCGGTCGGCCACAAGGCCGATCTCAACGTCATCGACCACGCCGCATTGCGGCTGCATAAGCCGATGATCAGCTACGACCTGCCCGCCGGGGGGCGGCGCCTGGACCAGACCGCCGATGGGTATGTCGCCACGATTGTGGCGGGAGAAGTGATCGCGGAGAACGGCGTTCCCACCGACGCCCGCCCAGGCAAGTTGGTCCGTGGCCGCCAGCCCATCCCCGCAGCCTCGCGATAA